The Arachis hypogaea cultivar Tifrunner chromosome 14, arahy.Tifrunner.gnm2.J5K5, whole genome shotgun sequence genome has a segment encoding these proteins:
- the LOC140178594 gene encoding uncharacterized protein, which translates to MTKNFDFVTDVNARKLDSNFKVYIVRIWEVPSKYNEKEIGSIEMILQDCNGGRIYATIPRALAKKWSGNIIEFEMYTMTNFIVFDNKTISKNDLIGKVVGKEDPQGLITSKGLMTKRMVVIWKILSMYCATMNLVDHILPHTNDGRVEPLIVVLQYFKATRWNGKTSVQSNFDISKFHINPTLKEIDSFRCRLLSGGPSSSARISQVSSPAAWSANDEFNRGSVSVKTIEDALNSIEEGKNDWFYKACRRCPKKVETPIGEWYECGKFGRTHGAAAIRYKVEVMVYDGSGSINLLLWDRETTQLCGKQADKIVLKDAVGDDDYPPSLNNMMDKKVLFKINVKSANIKQYDPVYTVMKEADCSNSIDVSSNVVAIISDNDPELTLDSMEECMSSLKFKTPAKRAVGGSKPGLINVSNLEDEGQLSTNKFNRKGAKKLRSQLNDGDN; encoded by the exons ATgacaaaaaattttgattttgttactGATGTGAATGCCAGGAAActagattcaaatttcaaagttTATATTGTTAGGATATGGGAAGTTCCAAGTAAATATAATGAGAAGGAGATTGGTTCAATTGAAATGATTCTTCAAGATTGTAAC GGTGGTAGGATCTACGCCACTATTCCGAGGGCTCTAGCCAAGAAATGGAGTGGTAACATCATAGAGTTTGAGATGTACACAATGACAAACTTCATAGTATTTGACAATAAGACCATCTCGAAGAATG ATCTGATTGGTAAGGTGGTCGGTAAGGAAGATCCGCAAGGCTTGATCACTAGCAAGGGTTTAATGACTAAGCGTATGGTCGTTATTTGGAAGATCTTGAGTATGTATTGTGCCACCATGAAT TTAGTGGACCATATTCTTCCACATACTAATGATGGGAGAGTTGAGCCACTTATTGTGGTCCTTCAATATTTCAAAGCAACAAGGTGGAATGGTAAAACTTCGGTTCAAAGCAATTTTGATATCTCCAAATTTCACATAAACCCAACACTAAAAGAAATTGATAGTTTTAGATGCAG ATTGCTCAGTGGCGGTCCATCAAGCTCAGCTAGGATTAGCCAGGTGTCCTCTCCAGCTGCGTGGTCTGCAAATGATGAGTTTAACCGTGGATCTGTTAGTGTGAAGACTATCGAGGATGCACTAAACTCTATTGAG GAAG GAAAAAATGATTGGTTTTATAAAGCATGTAGGAGGTGCCCCAAGAAGGTTGAAACCCCCATTGGTGAGTGGTATGAATGTGGGAAGTTTGGCCGCACACATGGAGCAGCCGCAATAAG GTACAAGGTTGAAGTAATGGTTTATGATGGATCAGGTAGCATCAACCTGCTTTTGTGGGATAGGGAGACAACTCAGTTGTGTGGGAAGCAGGCAGACAAAATCGTTCTCAAAGAT GCAGTTGGAGATGATGATTATCCACCATCTCTTAATAACATGATGGATAAGAAGGTGCTTTTCAAGATTAATGTTAAATCTGCCAATATAAAGCAATATGATCCAGTTTATACCGTGATGAAA GAGGCCGACTGCAGCAACTCAATTGACGTGTCAAGTAATGTTGTGGCTATCATCAGTGATAATGATcctgaacttactttg GATTCTATGGAAGAATGTATGTCAAGCCTCAAGTTCAAAACACCAGCTAAGAGAGCTGTCGGCGGTTCAAAACCTGGATTAATCAATGTTAGCAACTTAGAGGATGAAGGGCAGTTGTCCACTAATAAGTTTAATCGCAAGGGTGCAAAGAAGTTGAGGTCCCAGCTTAATGATGGGGATAACTAA